One uncultured Gellertiella sp. genomic window carries:
- a CDS encoding DUF2188 domain-containing protein has translation MTKVVYEVVPHDGGWAYRFHDVYSETFRSHAEAVEAARIVAAEQQVGGEGEEISYQDENGVWHEEFADGGDRPETEVIDSAPDARPK, from the coding sequence ATGACCAAGGTTGTTTATGAAGTGGTGCCGCATGATGGCGGCTGGGCCTACCGGTTTCACGATGTCTATTCGGAAACCTTCCGGTCCCATGCCGAGGCCGTCGAGGCGGCACGTATCGTCGCTGCCGAACAGCAGGTGGGCGGCGAGGGCGAGGAGATCAGTTATCAGGACGAAAACGGCGTCTGGCACGAGGAGTTTGCCGATGGCGGCGACCGGCCGGAAACGGAAGTCATCGACAGCGCGCCGGATGCCCGTCCGAAATAG
- a CDS encoding metalloregulator ArsR/SmtB family transcription factor, whose amino-acid sequence MDRDEILKALSHPVRVEILRLLKAPEQHFSAQHLSLENGVCAGQFERCGLSQSTISAHLASLTRAGLTSATRVGQWIFYKRNEETISAFVKELASNL is encoded by the coding sequence ATGGACAGGGACGAAATTCTGAAGGCGCTGTCGCATCCCGTGCGGGTGGAAATCCTGCGGCTGCTGAAGGCACCGGAGCAGCATTTTTCTGCCCAGCACCTGTCGCTTGAAAACGGCGTCTGCGCCGGGCAGTTCGAGCGCTGCGGCCTCTCCCAGTCCACCATTTCGGCCCATCTCGCCAGCCTGACCCGCGCCGGCCTCACCAGCGCCACCCGGGTCGGCCAGTGGATTTTCTACAAGCGCAACGAAGAAACGATCTCCGCGTTTGTCAAGGAACTGGCAAGCAATCTGTGA
- a CDS encoding NAD-dependent epimerase/dehydratase family protein, with product MTTGEKPLALVLGATGGIGGAMAATLFARGYRVRALHRNPGSLSPDRRQSGYEWVAGDAMREADVARAGEGTSLIVHAVNPPGYRDWDRLVLPMLDSTIAAARQAGARVLLPGTIYNYGPDSFPVLKVGSPENPGTPKGRIRREMEQRLERAADSGVPVLIVRAGDFFGPGTANSWFSGGMVKTGKPVHSVTLPGSPGIGHSWAYLPDVAETMMQLLERGDELPRFARYHMRGVWDEDGMALVEAIRRVTGRKIGTRRLPWGLLRLASPFQPLFRELLVMRYVWQEPLQLDNAELVKVLGAEPHTALDDAMRATLSDMKAL from the coding sequence ATGACCACAGGCGAAAAACCCCTGGCGCTGGTTCTCGGTGCGACCGGCGGAATTGGCGGCGCGATGGCCGCAACCCTTTTCGCGCGGGGCTACCGGGTACGGGCGCTGCATCGCAATCCCGGCAGTCTTTCGCCGGACAGGAGGCAATCGGGATATGAATGGGTCGCGGGAGACGCCATGCGGGAGGCCGATGTGGCAAGGGCTGGCGAAGGGACCAGTCTGATCGTCCATGCGGTCAATCCGCCGGGATACCGGGACTGGGACCGGCTGGTGCTGCCGATGCTCGACAGCACGATTGCGGCGGCGCGGCAGGCGGGGGCGCGGGTGTTGTTGCCCGGCACGATCTACAATTACGGGCCCGACAGTTTTCCGGTCCTGAAGGTCGGATCTCCTGAGAACCCCGGCACGCCCAAAGGCCGGATTCGCCGCGAGATGGAACAGCGGCTGGAAAGGGCGGCGGACAGCGGCGTGCCGGTGCTGATCGTCAGGGCAGGGGATTTCTTCGGACCCGGCACCGCCAACAGCTGGTTTTCCGGCGGCATGGTCAAGACAGGCAAGCCGGTTCACTCCGTGACCCTGCCCGGCAGCCCCGGCATTGGCCACAGCTGGGCCTATCTGCCGGATGTGGCGGAAACCATGATGCAATTGCTGGAAAGGGGCGATGAACTGCCGCGCTTTGCCCGTTACCACATGCGGGGTGTCTGGGATGAAGACGGGATGGCGCTGGTCGAGGCCATCCGCCGCGTGACCGGCCGGAAGATTGGCACCCGGCGCCTGCCCTGGGGACTGCTCCGCCTTGCCTCGCCCTTCCAGCCGCTGTTCCGGGAACTGCTCGTGATGCGTTACGTCTGGCAGGAACCGCTGCAACTGGACAATGCCGAACTGGTGAAGGTTCTTGGCGCGGAACCCCATACGGCTCTGGATGACGCGATGCGCGCCACCCTCAGCGACATGAAGGCGCTGTAA
- a CDS encoding autotransporter outer membrane beta-barrel domain-containing protein yields the protein MADPIDGNGIDRRGRRNVQPRLLPGCGALRLLLALLFAVLGFFHPGLLATAGAADAVAVNVVSGVYSPGTRERVFVPARQDWLAEGLSVPGLLDRHRAVKADKPYRYAATPTADGLEGRFSASHIVDLPLPGLEAGAFNVWANGALRIHNRIDDGSGKTSDWGSFLLVSVGSDYLVMPRLSIGSSVHYHRYSDPLDEGSGIRGNGWLAGPNASAELLRNLFLDVDLLYGQTRNEVDTGRATGSFNSSLWVLRGTLRREILFGNKITFTPRLKVSYLDETVAGHDILDGSGNMHEIRGFRAMQLRGSVGFDICREYALANGLALTPGLGFDVGYSGLDGSGYFLLLDPELTLSTREGWTFVGGVQVALSQRGEETFGIRVDISRRF from the coding sequence ATGGCAGACCCTATTGACGGCAACGGGATCGACAGGAGAGGGCGGCGCAATGTCCAGCCGCGCCTGCTGCCCGGGTGCGGGGCGCTGCGGCTGCTGCTTGCGCTGCTGTTTGCCGTCCTCGGGTTCTTCCATCCCGGTCTTCTCGCAACGGCCGGGGCTGCTGATGCCGTTGCGGTCAACGTGGTCTCTGGTGTCTATTCCCCCGGCACCCGTGAGCGGGTGTTTGTTCCGGCGCGGCAGGACTGGCTGGCGGAGGGCCTGTCGGTTCCCGGCCTGCTGGACCGGCACCGGGCGGTCAAGGCGGACAAGCCCTACCGCTATGCCGCAACACCGACTGCCGACGGGCTCGAAGGCCGGTTTTCCGCCAGCCATATCGTCGACCTGCCGCTTCCGGGTCTGGAGGCGGGGGCCTTCAATGTCTGGGCCAATGGTGCGCTGCGCATTCACAACCGGATTGACGACGGCAGTGGCAAGACCAGCGACTGGGGCAGCTTCCTTCTGGTTTCTGTCGGTAGCGACTATCTCGTCATGCCGCGCTTGAGCATCGGCTCCTCCGTTCATTACCACCGCTACAGCGATCCGCTGGACGAGGGGTCCGGCATACGCGGCAATGGCTGGCTTGCCGGGCCGAATGCCTCGGCGGAACTGCTGCGCAACCTGTTTCTGGATGTGGATCTGCTTTACGGCCAGACCCGCAACGAGGTGGATACGGGCAGGGCAACGGGCAGTTTCAATTCGTCGCTCTGGGTGCTGCGGGGCACGCTGCGCCGCGAGATCCTGTTCGGCAACAAGATCACCTTCACGCCCCGGCTGAAGGTCAGCTATCTCGACGAGACCGTGGCCGGTCATGACATCCTCGACGGTTCGGGCAACATGCACGAAATCCGCGGATTTCGCGCCATGCAGCTGCGCGGCAGCGTCGGTTTCGACATTTGCCGCGAATATGCGCTGGCCAACGGCCTTGCCCTGACGCCGGGCCTCGGGTTTGACGTCGGCTATTCCGGCCTCGACGGTTCAGGCTATTTTCTGCTTCTCGATCCGGAACTGACGCTTTCCACCCGCGAGGGCTGGACCTTTGTCGGCGGCGTCCAGGTTGCCCTGTCGCAGCGCGGCGAGGAAACCTTCGGGATCAGGGTTGATATCTCGCGGCGGTTCTGA
- a CDS encoding LysR family transcriptional regulator, which translates to MGTSSWDLYRTFLAVIDHGTLSSAARELGLSQPTAGRHVAELEADLGHPLFLRSPSGLSPTEQALALLPHARSMAHAASALSRTASGRAGKVEGTVRVSASEMVGVEILPGILAPLQENHPGLEFELSASDAIEDLLQRQADIAVRMAEPRQDALLIRAVGTILLGFHASSAYLERHGRPLHFEDLARHRLVGFDRQTAYLRGMMQKFPEAGEAHFSFRADSNLAQFAAIRAGAGIGLCQIALARRHPELEPVLTGFTLPLPTWVAMHEDLRNSPRCRVTFDALVEGLKAHAVR; encoded by the coding sequence ATGGGCACATCGAGCTGGGATCTCTACCGCACATTTCTCGCCGTCATCGATCACGGCACGCTGTCTTCTGCCGCAAGGGAGCTGGGGCTTTCCCAGCCCACTGCCGGGCGGCATGTCGCAGAGCTTGAGGCCGATCTTGGCCACCCTCTGTTCCTGCGTTCGCCCTCCGGCCTTTCCCCCACCGAACAGGCCCTGGCGCTCTTGCCGCACGCCCGAAGCATGGCGCATGCGGCTTCCGCCCTGTCGCGCACCGCCTCCGGCAGGGCGGGAAAGGTAGAGGGCACCGTCCGGGTCTCCGCCAGCGAAATGGTGGGTGTCGAAATCCTGCCGGGCATTCTCGCCCCCTTGCAGGAAAACCATCCGGGGCTGGAATTCGAGCTCTCGGCCTCAGATGCCATCGAAGACCTCCTGCAACGGCAGGCCGACATTGCGGTGAGGATGGCCGAACCCCGGCAGGATGCGCTGCTGATCCGCGCTGTCGGCACCATCCTGCTCGGCTTCCACGCCAGCAGCGCCTATCTCGAGCGGCATGGCCGGCCCTTGCATTTTGAAGACCTTGCCCGCCATCGCCTGGTGGGTTTCGACCGGCAGACCGCCTATCTCAGAGGCATGATGCAGAAATTTCCCGAGGCCGGCGAGGCGCATTTCTCCTTTCGCGCCGACAGCAATCTGGCGCAATTTGCCGCCATCCGCGCCGGTGCGGGCATCGGCCTCTGCCAGATCGCCCTCGCCAGACGCCATCCGGAACTCGAACCGGTTCTGACTGGCTTCACCCTGCCGCTGCCGACCTGGGTGGCGATGCACGAAGACCTCAGGAACTCGCCGCGCTGCCGTGTCACGTTCGACGCCCTGGTGGAGGGCCTGAAGGCCCATGCGGTCCGGTAG
- a CDS encoding alkene reductase, translating to MTKLFDPATIGALSLKNRVVMAPLTRNRSPGAVPNDLNVEYYRQRAGAGLIITEATPVSHQGQGYADVPGLYLKESLDGWRRVTDAVHQAGGKIVVQMWHVGRISHTSLQPDGGKPVAPSAITAKSKTYIFDENGNGTFAPTSEPRALELAELPGIVEDFRKAARAAIEAGFDGVEIHAANGYLIDQFLRDGSNHRTDAYGGSIDNRTRLLKEVVAAVAGEIGANRTGIRISPVTPANDARDSHPQPLFEAVVKILAMHDLAYVHVIEGATGGDRAYSQGETPFDWTALQAAYKAAGGKAAWMVNNGYDAASAEQAVDSGKADLVAFGKLFIANPDLVERLKGGTALNPLDMATLYGGGARGYTDYPVLENVPA from the coding sequence ATGACCAAGCTTTTTGATCCCGCGACCATCGGTGCCCTGTCGCTGAAGAACCGCGTCGTGATGGCGCCCCTCACCCGCAACCGGTCGCCCGGTGCCGTGCCGAATGACCTCAATGTCGAATATTACCGCCAGCGCGCCGGCGCAGGCCTGATCATCACCGAGGCAACACCGGTCAGCCACCAGGGCCAGGGCTATGCGGATGTGCCCGGCCTCTACCTGAAGGAGTCTCTCGATGGCTGGCGCAGGGTGACGGATGCCGTCCACCAGGCCGGGGGCAAGATCGTCGTGCAGATGTGGCATGTCGGGCGCATCTCCCACACCTCGCTGCAGCCGGACGGCGGCAAGCCGGTCGCCCCCTCCGCCATCACCGCGAAGTCGAAGACCTATATTTTCGACGAGAACGGCAATGGCACCTTCGCCCCGACCTCCGAACCACGGGCGCTGGAGCTTGCCGAGCTTCCCGGCATCGTCGAGGATTTTCGGAAAGCGGCCCGCGCCGCCATCGAGGCGGGCTTTGACGGGGTGGAGATCCACGCCGCCAATGGCTATCTGATCGACCAGTTCCTGCGCGACGGCTCCAACCACCGCACCGATGCCTATGGCGGCTCGATCGACAACCGCACCCGGCTGCTGAAGGAAGTCGTTGCCGCCGTCGCCGGTGAAATTGGAGCCAACCGCACCGGCATCCGCATCTCGCCGGTCACCCCCGCCAATGATGCCCGCGATTCCCATCCGCAGCCGCTGTTCGAGGCGGTGGTGAAGATCCTCGCCATGCATGATCTCGCCTATGTCCATGTCATCGAGGGCGCGACCGGCGGCGACCGTGCCTACAGCCAGGGCGAGACCCCCTTCGACTGGACCGCGCTGCAGGCTGCCTACAAGGCCGCCGGCGGCAAGGCGGCCTGGATGGTCAACAATGGCTATGATGCCGCAAGCGCCGAACAGGCCGTCGACAGCGGCAAGGCCGATCTCGTTGCCTTCGGCAAGCTGTTCATCGCCAATCCGGATCTGGTCGAGCGCCTGAAGGGCGGCACGGCCCTGAACCCGCTCGACATGGCCACCCTCTATGGCGGCGGTGCCAGGGGCTATACCGATTATCCGGTGCTGGAAAACGTACCGGCCTGA